One Labilithrix sp. DNA window includes the following coding sequences:
- a CDS encoding DUF4398 domain-containing protein codes for MRKLAIILIGLLLVACGSSMPAPTDRLASAEAASRSAKELGANNEPKAALHLKLASDQIDQAKKLIADGDNKRADLVLQRANADAELAVMLAKEHNAKTEADKAQQNVKKIKEGK; via the coding sequence ATGCGCAAGCTCGCCATCATCCTCATCGGTCTTCTCCTCGTCGCGTGCGGCAGCAGCATGCCCGCGCCCACCGATCGCCTCGCCAGCGCGGAAGCCGCCTCGCGAAGCGCGAAGGAGCTGGGCGCGAACAACGAGCCGAAGGCCGCCCTGCACCTCAAGCTCGCAAGCGATCAGATCGACCAGGCGAAGAAGCTCATCGCCGACGGCGACAACAAGCGCGCCGACCTCGTCCTCCAGCGCGCGAACGCCGACGCGGAGCTCGCCGTCATGCTCGCGAAGGAACACAACGCCAAGACGGAAGCCGACAAGGCGCAGCAGAACGTCAAGAAGATCAAGGAAGGGAAGTGA
- a CDS encoding DUF4398 and OmpA-like domain-containing protein, with protein MDARAAYQAASKGPAAQQTPAELHVAKQALDQAERAFNDDPGSVETKDYAYIATRKAELADASARAIIAQKDREGAEKDAANLTADQLRNARNELTSTKHNLEKTQDQLAQEKAAREAAEKKAAQALADLQKIAAVTKEARGMVITLSGSVLFASNESTLLPAAMLKLNEVADALIKGNPDSNITVEGHTDSQGQRQYNMDLGRKRAEAVREQLVSRGVAADRIKAVGIGPDRPVASNNSAEGRANNRRVEIIVEPGKH; from the coding sequence GTGGACGCGCGGGCGGCGTATCAGGCTGCGTCGAAGGGGCCTGCGGCGCAGCAGACTCCGGCGGAGCTCCATGTCGCGAAGCAGGCGCTCGACCAGGCCGAGCGCGCCTTCAACGACGACCCGGGCTCGGTCGAGACGAAGGACTACGCGTACATCGCGACGCGCAAGGCCGAGCTCGCCGACGCCTCGGCGCGCGCGATCATCGCGCAGAAGGATCGCGAGGGCGCGGAGAAGGACGCCGCGAACCTCACCGCCGATCAGCTCCGCAACGCGCGCAACGAGCTCACGAGCACGAAGCACAACCTCGAGAAGACGCAGGACCAGCTCGCGCAGGAGAAGGCCGCGCGCGAGGCCGCGGAGAAGAAGGCCGCGCAGGCCCTCGCCGACCTCCAGAAGATCGCCGCCGTCACGAAGGAGGCGCGCGGCATGGTCATCACGCTCTCCGGCTCGGTGCTCTTCGCGTCGAACGAGTCGACGCTCCTTCCCGCCGCGATGCTGAAGCTCAACGAGGTCGCGGACGCCCTCATCAAGGGCAACCCCGACTCGAACATCACCGTCGAAGGCCACACCGACTCGCAAGGCCAGCGCCAGTACAACATGGACCTCGGACGCAAGCGCGCCGAGGCCGTGCGCGAGCAGCTCGTCTCCCGCGGCGTCGCCGCCGACCGCATCAAGGCCGTAGGCATCGGCCCCGATCGCCCCGTCGCGAGCAACAACTCCGCCGAAGGCCGCGCCAACAACCGTCGCGTCGAAATCATCGTCGAACCAGGCAAACACTAA
- a CDS encoding serine/threonine protein kinase produces MVDLSAGQLVADKYRIDGVIGAGGMGVVLAATRLDLDQLVAIKVLRDATDEAIARFQREARVIVRLKSDHVARVFDVGTLDDETPYYVMERLEGEDLSKALERRGPLPIDQAVDYVLEACEAIAEAHTLGMVHRDLKPANLFVARGPGGIGSVKVLDFGVSKALLNEGSQVGELTDDGVALGSPGYMAPEQIESSRSVDARADIYSLGAILYRLTSGFVPYKGETLMSVLASMSAAPLTPLSERVPGIPPRFAQIVERCLAQDPVARPANVALLAKELVPFGTRKAQASVEQIFATMGHSTGPTSETITLEHGVPVRKTETTPLVTDDPSTVDHAADTATTPLVSTARGAYGLSATMLAPPALTPPALSPPVLPAIVADPLPITATSRPSPTRNPNILPLGIAAGFLVAVVVWVALWRRSPPPPPRIAAPPPSVIVIDTAEPSPIPLPSTAITIAPVPAPLPDPPSTAVTEPEPSSVVSTPIAQPRPSPQPRPTRHPTPAPRPAPKRDPNAPPNLTDMPGGRH; encoded by the coding sequence GTGGTCGATCTGTCCGCAGGCCAGCTCGTCGCGGACAAGTACCGCATCGACGGCGTCATCGGCGCGGGCGGGATGGGCGTCGTCCTCGCGGCGACGCGCCTCGATCTCGATCAGCTCGTCGCGATCAAGGTCCTCCGCGACGCGACCGACGAGGCGATCGCGCGCTTCCAGCGGGAGGCGCGCGTCATCGTGCGGCTCAAGAGCGATCACGTCGCGCGTGTCTTCGACGTCGGCACGCTCGACGACGAGACGCCCTACTACGTGATGGAGCGGCTCGAGGGGGAGGACCTCTCGAAGGCGCTCGAGCGTCGCGGTCCGTTGCCGATCGATCAAGCGGTCGACTACGTCCTCGAGGCATGCGAGGCGATCGCGGAGGCTCACACGCTCGGGATGGTGCATCGCGACCTGAAGCCGGCGAACCTCTTCGTCGCGCGTGGTCCCGGCGGCATCGGGAGCGTGAAGGTCCTCGACTTCGGCGTCTCGAAGGCGCTCCTGAACGAAGGCAGCCAGGTCGGCGAGCTCACCGACGACGGCGTCGCGCTCGGCTCGCCGGGCTACATGGCGCCGGAGCAGATCGAGAGCTCGCGCTCGGTGGACGCGCGCGCGGACATCTACTCGCTCGGGGCGATCCTCTATCGCCTCACGAGCGGCTTCGTCCCGTACAAGGGCGAGACGTTGATGAGCGTGCTCGCGTCGATGTCGGCGGCGCCGCTCACCCCGCTCTCGGAGCGCGTGCCCGGCATTCCCCCGCGCTTCGCGCAGATCGTCGAGCGCTGCCTCGCGCAGGATCCGGTCGCGCGCCCCGCCAACGTCGCGCTCCTCGCGAAGGAGCTCGTGCCGTTCGGAACGCGAAAGGCGCAGGCGAGCGTCGAGCAGATCTTCGCGACGATGGGCCACTCCACCGGCCCCACCTCCGAGACGATCACGCTCGAGCACGGCGTGCCGGTCCGCAAGACGGAGACGACGCCGCTCGTCACGGACGATCCGAGCACCGTCGATCACGCGGCCGATACGGCGACGACGCCGCTCGTCTCGACGGCGCGAGGCGCGTACGGCCTATCGGCGACGATGCTGGCCCCGCCCGCGCTGACGCCGCCCGCGCTGTCGCCGCCGGTGCTGCCGGCGATCGTCGCCGATCCGCTCCCGATCACGGCGACCTCCCGCCCGTCCCCGACGCGAAACCCGAACATCCTCCCGCTCGGCATCGCGGCCGGCTTCCTCGTCGCCGTCGTGGTGTGGGTCGCGCTCTGGCGCCGCTCGCCGCCGCCGCCTCCCCGCATCGCCGCCCCGCCGCCGTCGGTGATCGTGATCGACACGGCGGAGCCGAGCCCGATCCCGCTGCCGAGCACCGCGATCACGATCGCGCCGGTGCCTGCACCGCTCCCCGATCCCCCGAGCACCGCCGTGACGGAGCCCGAACCCTCGAGCGTCGTCAGCACACCGATCGCGCAACCGCGCCCGTCCCCGCAACCGCGCCCCACGCGTCACCCCACCCCCGCCCCGCGTCCCGCGCCGAAGCGCGACCCCAACGCTCCGCCCAACCTCACGGACATGCCCGGCGGGCGGCACTAG
- a CDS encoding serine/threonine protein kinase, with translation MAPRVIAGRFELTDRIGRGAMGEVWGGRDQATGREVAIKIAQTWSMEEPELVDRFEREAVILRRLKSPYICKVIDAGRLETGVPFIVLEKLEGETLERLLQREHWLSLAEVGRIGGEILEGLVVAHAAGIVHRDLSPANVFLHEDGKSPAPIAKLIDFGVAKSTGAGAPRTTSRATMGTLPFVAPEQLGDSAKAGPRADLYAVGTIVFHALTGRLPYGDATGTRLVTLKREHEPPTIDEATGEKWPAALKTFLAKTIARTPSKRYASAEVALAALQQAARGRGPALAIPESPEGATATLTMQSKGPRGKR, from the coding sequence GTGGCTCCCCGCGTCATCGCCGGTCGCTTCGAGCTGACGGACCGCATCGGGCGCGGGGCGATGGGCGAGGTCTGGGGCGGGCGCGACCAGGCGACCGGACGCGAGGTCGCGATCAAGATCGCGCAGACGTGGTCGATGGAGGAGCCCGAGCTCGTCGACCGCTTCGAGCGTGAGGCCGTGATCCTGCGCCGCCTCAAGAGCCCGTACATCTGCAAGGTCATCGACGCGGGACGGCTCGAGACCGGCGTGCCGTTCATCGTGCTCGAGAAGCTCGAGGGCGAGACGCTCGAACGGCTGCTCCAGCGCGAGCACTGGCTCTCGCTCGCCGAGGTCGGCCGCATCGGCGGCGAGATCCTCGAAGGTCTCGTCGTCGCACACGCCGCCGGCATCGTGCACCGCGACCTCTCTCCCGCGAACGTGTTCCTCCACGAGGACGGGAAGAGCCCCGCGCCGATCGCGAAGCTGATCGACTTCGGCGTCGCGAAGTCGACCGGCGCCGGCGCGCCGCGGACGACGAGCCGCGCGACGATGGGCACGTTGCCGTTCGTCGCGCCGGAGCAGCTCGGCGACAGCGCGAAGGCGGGGCCGCGCGCGGACCTCTACGCCGTCGGCACGATCGTGTTCCACGCGCTCACCGGTCGCCTCCCCTACGGCGACGCGACCGGGACGCGCCTCGTCACGTTGAAGCGCGAGCACGAGCCGCCGACGATCGACGAGGCTACGGGCGAGAAGTGGCCCGCGGCGCTGAAGACGTTCCTCGCGAAGACGATCGCGCGCACGCCGTCGAAGCGGTACGCCTCCGCCGAGGTCGCGCTCGCGGCGCTCCAGCAAGCGGCGCGCGGACGCGGTCCCGCGCTCGCGATCCCCGAGTCGCCCGAAGGCGCGACGGCGACGCTCACGATGCAGTCCAAAGGCCCCCGCGGGAAAAGGTAA
- a CDS encoding sigma 54-interacting transcriptional regulator, whose product MATTVFSTRMLEFKGGTLVHEGHGEERKVTIGPEPIVIGRDPACGLRVDETGVSAMHAEVVATPAGVRLRDLGSKNGTWVNDIKVGDVLLTTATSFSLARANLRFEPTKVQKFELPEIERFGPLYGSSAAMRDLFRRLERAAPTELTILVQGETGTGKELVAQAVHETSTRKSGPFVIVDCGSIAPTLAEATLFGHEKGAFTGAMNARVSPFIEANGGTIFLDELGELPLDVQPKLLRALAEKRVKAVGSNEYVSFDARVVAATRRDLESAVNAGTFRSDLYFRLAQVRSYVPALRQRLEDLPGLVRVMLEQLGSKTAWRRVTRATLDRLLRYDWPGNVRELKNAVAVALALADEGEPLDIAGALGLKAAKPTKGRPIDATAVRGYHDAKREALHAFERAYFAQLVEATNANVAEISRRTGLQRTHVRKYLRLHGLREPRGE is encoded by the coding sequence ATGGCGACCACGGTCTTCTCGACGCGAATGCTGGAGTTCAAGGGCGGAACGCTCGTGCACGAAGGGCACGGCGAGGAACGCAAGGTCACGATCGGCCCGGAGCCGATCGTGATCGGACGCGATCCGGCGTGCGGGCTCCGCGTCGACGAGACCGGCGTGAGCGCGATGCACGCGGAGGTCGTCGCGACCCCCGCCGGCGTCCGCCTCCGCGACCTCGGGAGCAAGAACGGGACGTGGGTGAACGACATCAAGGTCGGAGACGTGCTCCTCACGACCGCGACCTCGTTCTCCCTCGCCCGCGCGAACCTCCGCTTCGAGCCGACGAAGGTGCAGAAATTCGAGCTCCCGGAGATCGAGCGCTTCGGCCCGCTCTACGGATCGAGCGCGGCGATGCGCGACCTCTTCCGCCGCCTCGAGCGCGCCGCGCCGACGGAGCTCACGATCCTCGTGCAAGGAGAGACCGGCACCGGCAAGGAGCTCGTCGCGCAGGCGGTGCACGAGACGAGCACGCGAAAGTCGGGCCCGTTCGTCATCGTCGACTGCGGCTCCATCGCGCCGACGCTCGCGGAGGCGACGCTGTTCGGTCACGAGAAGGGCGCCTTCACCGGCGCGATGAACGCGCGCGTCTCGCCGTTCATCGAGGCGAACGGCGGCACGATCTTCCTCGACGAGCTCGGCGAGCTCCCGCTCGACGTGCAGCCGAAGCTGCTCCGCGCGCTCGCCGAGAAGCGGGTGAAGGCGGTCGGCAGCAACGAGTACGTCTCCTTCGACGCGCGCGTGGTCGCCGCGACGCGGCGCGACCTCGAGAGCGCCGTCAACGCCGGCACGTTCCGCAGCGACCTCTACTTCCGCCTCGCGCAGGTGCGCTCGTACGTCCCCGCGCTGCGACAGCGCCTCGAGGACCTCCCCGGCCTCGTGCGCGTGATGCTGGAGCAGCTCGGATCGAAGACGGCCTGGCGGCGCGTCACGCGCGCCACGCTCGATCGCCTCCTCCGCTACGACTGGCCCGGCAACGTGCGCGAGCTGAAGAACGCGGTCGCGGTCGCGCTCGCGCTCGCGGACGAGGGGGAGCCGCTCGACATCGCGGGCGCGCTCGGCCTCAAGGCGGCGAAGCCGACGAAGGGCAGGCCGATCGACGCGACCGCGGTGCGCGGCTACCACGACGCGAAGCGCGAGGCGCTCCACGCCTTCGAGCGCGCCTACTTCGCGCAGCTCGTCGAGGCGACGAACGCGAACGTCGCGGAGATCTCGCGACGCACCGGCCTCCAGCGCACGCACGTCCGGAAGTACCTGCGCCTCCACGGCCTCCGCGAGCCGCGCGGCGAATAG
- a CDS encoding right-handed parallel beta-helix repeat-containing protein: MSRMRFVGVGLLLAGACGGGDGSAKGAGDGGGLLPDGGSVGPGGGNDGSGGGDGPGDPSFTPVYGRFGVPATTFTLPRPAGDAPAISIPDVQAKHPEVDWGTLDRLYIPAGAYRSILIGGLPDRTAARPLVITNLGGQVKVGGLAANHVVVLQGGKNWILTGRYDPTSKTGDAGFRGHLEGAFAHSSGTYGIFIDDAFSKTGLSGVAIGAKATGFEVEAIEVARVEFAGIVAKTDNDGSATMHDVRLHDVYIHDVGSEGIYFGSTQAQPQHAFEGLHVYDNRILRTGTEALQVGQLGAGCEIDHNVLGPGAIRWRSAFAQYQDGNVQYGQRYGSSSFHHNVVVGAGDLFVELFPQRVDGDARAATDKVSFTDNYFADSSSSGVFTHAGTNGATIEFARNTFAGFRFDYAEVYPTASPPAGIFAIGNGTANPHLLADNVTDGPYPFFAYSPPAIATLTNNTKATVPRVVFRDFMNARIDEDYRRVEWWTDRATLAPGQPAVTYERGAFVMHLGVLYEATADNTNRKPDESPDVWKALPAPADDTRLAATSPHADRGLRWPPPR, from the coding sequence ATGTCGAGGATGAGGTTCGTTGGGGTCGGACTTCTCCTCGCCGGCGCGTGTGGGGGCGGCGATGGATCCGCGAAAGGCGCGGGCGATGGCGGCGGGCTCTTGCCGGACGGCGGAAGTGTCGGACCCGGCGGCGGCAACGATGGCAGCGGGGGCGGCGACGGGCCCGGCGATCCCTCCTTCACGCCGGTGTACGGGCGCTTCGGCGTGCCCGCGACGACGTTCACGTTGCCGCGGCCGGCCGGGGATGCGCCGGCGATCTCGATCCCGGACGTCCAGGCGAAGCACCCCGAGGTCGATTGGGGCACGCTCGATCGCCTCTACATCCCCGCCGGCGCGTATCGGTCGATCCTCATCGGCGGGCTGCCCGATCGGACCGCCGCGCGGCCGCTCGTCATCACGAACCTCGGCGGGCAGGTGAAGGTCGGCGGGCTCGCCGCGAACCACGTCGTCGTGCTCCAGGGCGGCAAGAACTGGATCCTCACCGGCCGCTACGACCCGACCTCGAAGACCGGCGACGCCGGGTTCCGCGGGCACCTCGAGGGCGCCTTCGCGCACAGCAGCGGGACGTACGGCATCTTCATCGACGACGCGTTCAGCAAGACGGGGCTCTCCGGCGTCGCGATCGGCGCGAAGGCCACGGGCTTCGAGGTCGAGGCGATCGAGGTCGCGCGCGTCGAGTTCGCCGGCATCGTCGCGAAGACCGACAACGACGGCAGCGCCACGATGCACGACGTGCGATTGCATGACGTCTACATCCACGACGTCGGCTCGGAGGGCATCTACTTCGGGAGCACGCAGGCGCAGCCGCAGCACGCCTTCGAAGGCCTGCACGTCTACGACAACCGCATCCTCCGCACCGGCACCGAGGCGCTCCAGGTCGGGCAGCTCGGGGCCGGCTGCGAGATCGACCACAACGTCCTCGGCCCCGGCGCCATTCGCTGGCGGTCCGCGTTCGCGCAGTACCAGGACGGCAACGTCCAGTACGGGCAGCGCTACGGGAGCAGCAGCTTCCACCACAACGTCGTCGTCGGCGCGGGCGACCTCTTCGTCGAGCTGTTCCCGCAGCGCGTCGACGGCGACGCGCGCGCGGCGACGGACAAGGTCTCGTTCACCGACAACTACTTCGCGGACTCGTCGTCGTCGGGCGTGTTCACGCACGCGGGCACCAACGGCGCGACGATCGAGTTCGCGCGCAACACGTTCGCGGGGTTCCGCTTCGACTACGCCGAGGTCTATCCGACCGCGAGCCCGCCGGCCGGCATCTTCGCGATCGGCAACGGCACCGCGAACCCGCACCTGCTCGCCGACAACGTGACCGACGGCCCCTACCCGTTCTTCGCCTATTCGCCGCCCGCGATCGCGACGCTCACGAACAACACGAAGGCGACCGTGCCGCGCGTCGTCTTCCGCGACTTCATGAACGCGCGCATCGACGAGGACTACCGCCGCGTCGAGTGGTGGACCGACAGGGCCACCCTCGCGCCGGGCCAGCCCGCGGTGACGTACGAGCGAGGCGCGTTCGTCATGCACCTCGGCGTCCTCTACGAGGCGACCGCCGACAACACGAACCGCAAACCCGACGAGAGCCCCGACGTCTGGAAGGCGCTCCCCGCCCCCGCCGACGACACGCGGCTCGCCGCGACGTCGCCGCACGCGGATCGCGGGCTCCGCTGGCCGCCGCCGCGCTAG
- a CDS encoding phosphatase PAP2 family protein, whose amino-acid sequence MESRARKLALAALFPLVACGQLWAAIELTGIALPSPAFVLVLEGLCIAGAIAWTLRRGEREPPELARWWVNGVGVFAVWAVLYFSAGHLTDAPRARTFDDAILARVPLLPAFAPVYLGVHVFGVIPFCVIPEVRLLRRHLLGAVLIVLLSSVLWIALPVRVDRPPIDPALEGFGAWLLRGVYSFDPTTNCFPSAHCAIAVYAAIGLRFARSRPLFGWGIVTAALICVSTVVTHQHYVADVLSGAVLAVLAAYGTQRKRKA is encoded by the coding sequence GTGGAGTCCCGCGCACGGAAGCTCGCGCTCGCGGCGCTCTTTCCGCTCGTCGCGTGCGGCCAGCTCTGGGCCGCGATCGAGCTCACCGGGATCGCGCTGCCGAGCCCGGCGTTCGTGCTCGTGCTCGAGGGGCTCTGCATCGCCGGCGCGATCGCGTGGACGCTCCGCCGCGGCGAGCGCGAGCCGCCCGAGCTCGCGCGGTGGTGGGTGAACGGGGTCGGCGTGTTCGCGGTCTGGGCCGTCCTCTACTTCTCCGCCGGTCACCTCACCGACGCACCGCGCGCGCGGACGTTCGACGACGCCATCCTCGCGCGCGTGCCGCTCCTGCCCGCGTTCGCGCCGGTGTACCTCGGCGTGCACGTGTTCGGGGTGATCCCGTTCTGCGTCATCCCCGAGGTGCGGCTCCTCCGCCGGCACCTCCTCGGCGCGGTCCTCATCGTGCTGCTGTCGTCGGTGCTGTGGATCGCGCTGCCGGTGCGCGTCGATCGCCCGCCGATCGATCCCGCGCTCGAGGGCTTCGGCGCGTGGCTCCTCCGCGGGGTGTACTCCTTCGATCCGACGACGAACTGCTTCCCCTCCGCGCACTGCGCGATCGCGGTGTACGCCGCGATCGGCCTGCGGTTCGCGCGGTCGCGGCCGCTCTTCGGCTGGGGGATCGTCACCGCCGCGCTCATCTGCGTGTCGACGGTGGTGACGCACCAGCACTACGTCGCCGACGTGCTGTCCGGCGCCGTGCTCGCCGTCCTCGCCGCGTACGGCACGCAGCGGAAGCGGAAGGCGTAG